The nucleotide sequence CATGATCACCTGGTGTTTTTGATCAGTGATTTAGACGGTGCGGACGACCAGACGCGCAGGCTGGCGACCGAATTGGCTTCGCACAACGATGTCATTGTCATCGCCGTCTATGATCCACTGGGAATTCGGCTGACGGGTGCACCTGGGATGTTGGCCAGTGATCGTGGTACGGTTTGGCAGATTCCCGAAGGCCAACGGTTTCACGACGATTTCCGCGAAGCGTTTCAACGTTTGTTGGATCATTGGCGTGACGTTTTCCGATCGCTGCGGATCCCGATCGTTCCGATTTGCACCGCCGATGATGTTGCCGGCCAAGTGCGGGCGATGTTCGGCAGCCGAGGGTACTGATGAACGAAACGTCCACCAGTCTGGATCGCATGCACGACATCCTGCAGCCGGCTGATGTGCCTTGGTGGCCACCGGCACCGGGATGGTACGTCGTCATGGCCTTGATGTCGGCGATCATCGTTTGGGCGATGTTCCGTTGGTGGCAACGGTATCAAGCCGACGCGTATCGACGATCCGCATTGGCGGAACTGAATCATGCGTCAACGGTTGCGGATGTTTCCGCCGTGCTGCGTCGTGCCGCGTTGGCGGTGAATGATCGAACATTGATCGCGGGGCTGTCGGGGACCAACTGGGCACAGTGGCTGGCCGATTCGGCCCCGGTTGCGATGCCGCAGGTGGTCCGAGTCGCG is from Crateriforma conspicua and encodes:
- a CDS encoding DUF4381 domain-containing protein; its protein translation is MNETSTSLDRMHDILQPADVPWWPPAPGWYVVMALMSAIIVWAMFRWWQRYQADAYRRSALAELNHASTVADVSAVLRRAALAVNDRTLIAGLSGTNWAQWLADSAPVAMPQVVRVALTQGIYGRESGSDDALTASVHYAEDWVRQHTAVSSASMSKRARATPFDGGR